The proteins below are encoded in one region of Hordeum vulgare subsp. vulgare chromosome 3H, MorexV3_pseudomolecules_assembly, whole genome shotgun sequence:
- the LOC123440355 gene encoding early nodulin-like protein 1 encodes MARAQQFLACLALAMSVCVPAASAFVFKAGGTGEWRVPGNGNAASYNTWAEHTRFRVGDAIAFTYQPGSDSVLIVDKKAYDGCDTGSPVDTFSDGSTVFTFTTSGPFYFISGNKDNCNRGEKLIVVVMGPRAATNSTSTHAGALAPSPAADNGGQFSPPSPPSPFGINISPTGNPDQQNAAATKVAGIAGTAALIIGTMLYSLV; translated from the exons ATGGCACGGGCGCAGCAGTTTTTGGCGTGCCTGGCGCTGGCCATGTCGGTGTGCGTGCCCGCCGCGTCGGCGTTCGTGTTCAAGGCCGGGGGCACGGGCGAGTGGCGCGTGCCGGGCAACGGCAACGCCGCCTCCTACAACACGTGGGCCGAGCACACCCGCTTCCGCGTCGGCGACGCAATAG CCTTCACGTACCAGCCCGGCAGCGACTCGGTGCTCATCGTcgacaagaaggcgtacgacggcTGCGACACGGGCTCGCCGGTGGACACCTTCTCCGACGGCAGCACCGTCTTCACCTTCACCACCTCCGGCCCCTTCTACTTCATCAGCGGCAACAAGGACAACTGCAACCGCGGCGAGAAGCTGATCGTCGTCGTCATGGGCCCCCGCGCCGCCACCAACAGCACCTCCACGCACGCGGGGGCGCTGGCCCCCTCGCCGGCTGCCGACAACGGCGGCCAGTTCTCGCCACCGTCCCCGCCGTCTCCCTTCGGCATCAACATCTCGCCCACGGGGAACCCCGACCAGCAGAACGCCGCGGCCACCAAGGTGGCGGGCATTGCCGGCACGGCCGCGCTCATCATCGGGACCATGCTCTACTCGCTTGTTTGA
- the LOC123444599 gene encoding homeobox-leucine zipper protein TF1-like: MPGNRGGRRRKAGRRARDNELDIPQSNSDGHDGAEGSQPKRRLQRLNPQQTQVLEGFFSICAHPDENQRMGLSESTGLSMQQVKFWFQNKRTYMKHLTGKEESYRMKAQNEMLREENKRLASAAKASFCPSCVALPGQNPSVEVQRLKEENESLRQQVSQLRAEAHQLDPSTVNIIGRENDIDAIAELVQNAMHEFVVLSESGGPLWMPVPGGSLDLLNKVVYAQTFGARSSANAIGFRVEATRADGMVMMEAKQIVDYIMDSECYTSFCPGTLTSAKTTKIYKWPTNAGYNGAMHLMTAETVFPSPLVPSRKCTFVRCCRGMQNGTVIIVDVSLDNGDGTFFKCRKMPSGLLIRSLNSDASQVTVIEHVQVNDAGVHELYRPTLSGLMFGARRWLSSIERQSARMRDLFLLTQSTSAANMNGRKTLMKIADDLLAGYANGIAAVPGGGWTILRGAGTEDDIRVTYRRKDDDDDTAVVSVCAAFRLPLPLRMAFDLLRNIQLRPKWDVLVNGNSVREEVAVCKGVGGFDDVVSILHIKHNAENNENIMILQNSGYDVSGAFMIYCPVDIQLMNEIMSPSDMGESNKVSLYPTGFSLLPVDDSALGLGEGGATLVTAGYQILLKLARGTGLYPRSVSTAVSLMTENIATIKKTLTNSHPIFYKKRQSPNNLG; the protein is encoded by the exons ATGCCTGGCAATCGTGGTGGGCGTAGGCGAAAGGCG GGCCGTCGAGCACGCGACAATGAGTTGGACATACCACAAAGCAACTCTGATGGACATGATGGCGCTGAGGGATCACAACCCAAGAGGCGCCTACAGAGGCTCAACCCCCAGCAAACTCAAGTACTTGAAGG GTTTTTCAGCATATGTGCACACCCTGATGAAAATCAAAGGATGGGGTTGAGCGAGTCGACGGGACTTTCGATGCAGCAAGTCAAGTTTTGGTTTCAAAACAAGAGGACATACATGAAG CATCTGACTGGAAAAGAAGAGAGCTATAGGATGAAAGCGCAGAATGAGATGCTGagggaggaaaacaagaggcttgCATCGGCAGCTAAGGCTTCATTTTGCCCCTCCTGCGTTGCTTTACCAGGACAGAATCCCTCTGTAGAGGTGCAAAGGCTGAAGGAGGAAAATGAGTCGCTGAGGCAACAG GTATCACAGTTGCGTGCTGAAGCACATCAACTTGACCCATCCACAGTAAATATCATTGGAAGAGAAAATGACATAGATGCGATTGCTGAACTGGTTCAAAATGCAATGCACGAGTTTGTCGTTTTGTCCGAATCCGGTGGACCTCTGTGGATGCCTGTCCCTGGTGGTTCCCTTGACTTGCTGAACAAGGTGGTTTATGCTCAAACCTTTGGCGCAAGAAGCAGTGCAAATGCCATAGGATTCAGGGTCGAGGCTACTCGTGCTGATGGTATGGTCATGATGGAGGCCAAACAGATTGTGGACTATATCATGGATTCT GAGTGCTATACATCTTTCTGTCCTGGAACTCTGACTAGTGCAAAAACCACCAAGATTTACAAGTGGCCTACTAATGCAGGCTACAATGGGGCCATGCATTTG ATGACCGCCGAGACGGTGTTCCCATCACCCCTGGTGCCATCTAGGAAATGCACATTCGTGAGGTGCTGCAGGGGGATGCAAAATGGGACAGTGATCATCGTTGACGTGTCTTTGGACAACGGTGACGGCACCTTCTTCAAATGCCGCAAAATGCCATCAGGCCTACTAATTCGGAGCCTGAACTCCGACGCCAGCCAG GTCACTGTCATAGAGCATGTTCAAGTAAATGATGCTGGTGTTCACGAGCTCTACCGCCCAACCTTGAGCGGGCTCATGTTCGGAGCTAGGCGCTGGTTGTCGAGCATTGAACGACAGAGCGCACGCATGAGAGACCTCTTCCTTTTAACCCAAAGCACCTCGGCCG CCAACATGAATGGGAGGAAGACCCTCATGAAGATAGCGGACGACCTGCTCGCGGGCTACGCCAATGGCATCGCCGCTGTCCCTGGGGGCGGATGGACCATTCTGCGTGGCGCTGGCACAGAAGATGACATCAGGGTCACCTACAGGAggaaagatgacgacgacgacaccgcCGTCGTGTCCGTGTGCGCGGCCTTCCGTCTGCCCTTGCCGCTCAGGATGGCGTTTGATCTGCTCAGGAACATCCAGTTGCGCCCAAAG TGGGATGTGCTGGTGAACGGTAATTCCGTGAGGGAGGAAGTCGCTGTTTGCAAAGGCGTAGGAGGATTTGATGATGTTGTCTCCATACTGCATATCAAG CACAACGCggagaacaacgaaaacatcaTGATCCTCCAGAACAGCGGCTACGACGTGTCGGGCGCGTTCATGATCTACTGCCCTGTCGACATCCAACTGATGAACGAGATCATGAGCCCTAGTGACATGGGGGAGAGCAACAAGGTGTCTCTCTACCCCACCGGCTTCTCCCTCCTCCCCGTCGACGACTCTGCCCTTGGCCTCGGCGAGGGTGGAGCAACTCTTGTGACCGCGGGGTACCAGATTCTGCTCAAGCTCGCTCGTGGCACCGGCCTGTATCCTAGGTCCGTGTCCACGGCCGTCAGTCTGATGACTGAAAACATTGCCACCATCAAGAAGACTCTGACCAACAGCCACCCCATCTTCTATAAGAAAAGGCAGTCCCCCAACAATCTCGGCTAA
- the LOC123444598 gene encoding pentatricopeptide repeat-containing protein At1g69290: protein MCSRAATRQALEHLNGKASPPMRALLCVRLRRLLHLPLSARPSSSSSSSSGGTHEIPTLYSFLQPSIFAPRPRPQPPPPPPPPPAPGPAPKSLPVADAAAVEESLLTAAVEGRSDDAWLAFKSLAAASLSPSPPAAAALVSHLVADNHRLGLKRAFAAVVFLLEKSPHASPLPEAALEALFSSLAASGSAAPALALARALLGCGRRLPAFSAWGLPLIELTRADTGSFAAFLKVFEEACKLMAEEKSPSVVAVMRPDLAACNAVLDGCCRRLGSVTDAEKVLEIMSAVGVSPEVESFGHLAFLYAWRAVPSRVDELDKLLEALGFSKKGFFKNLVSGYLKSCSFESVSSIILRAVEERRVGDGNPFDEECYTEVVQCFVDNGRIRELAQLIFQAQEIESTHQLLVVDDSVGFGVVNACVGLGLLNKAHSILDEMTAQGASVGLAIYSPILKAYCKEQKTAEAAQLVAEINAAGLQLDAGSYDALIDASMTAHDFQSAFALFKDMREARLPDLRTSYLTIMTGLTENNRPELMASFLDAVVDDPRIEIATHDWNSIIHAFCKVGRLEDARRTYRRMLFLLYEPNNQTYLSLINGYLSAEKYFYVLILWTEVRRKGADFNHELIDAFLHALVKGGFFDMAMQVIEKAQESKIFVDKWRHKQAFMETHKKLKVAKLRKRNFRKMEALIAFKNWAGLNS, encoded by the coding sequence ATGTGCTCGCGAGCTGCAACTCGGCAAGCGCTCGAACACCTTAACGGCAAAGCCTCTCCGCCGATGCGCGCCCTCCTCTGCGTCCGCCTCCGGCGCCTGCTGCATCTGCCCCTAAGCGcgaggccctcctcctcctcctcttcctcctccggcggAACCCATGAGATCCCCACCCTCTACTCCTTCCTCCAGCCTTCCATCTTCGCGCCGCGCCCCAGGCcccaaccgccgccgccgccgccgccaccccccgctCCGGGCCCCGCGCCCAAATCCCTGCCCGTCGCGGACGCCGCCGCAGTCGAAGAAAGCCTGCTCACCGCTGCCGTAGAGGGCCGCTCGGATGACGCGTGGCTCGCGTTCAAGTCCCTGGCGGCGGCCTCCCTCTCGCCGTCGCCTCCCGCCGCGGCGGCCCTCGTATCCCACCTCGTCGCTGACAACCACCGCCTCGGCCTCAAGCGCGCCTTTGCCGCCGTCGTCTTCCTGCTGGAGAAGAGCCCCCATGCCTCCCCCCTCCCTGAGGCCGCGCTCGAGGCCCTCTTCTCCTCCCTCGCCGCGTCGGGCTCCGCTGCCCCGGCGCTGGCCCTCGCGCGTGCTCTCCTCGGCTGCGGGCGCCGCCTGCCGGCTTTCTCTGCCTGGGGCCTTCCGCTGATAGAGCTCACCCGCGCTGACACGGGCTCCTTTGCGGCCTTCTTGAAGGTGTTTGAAGAAGCGTGCAAGCTCATGGCGGAGGAGAAGTCTCCGTCTGTGGTAGCGGTCATGCGGCCTGATCTCGCCGCCTGCAATGCCGTTCTTGATGGATGCTGCCGCAGGCTCGGCTCAGTCACAGATGCTGAGAAGGTCTTGGAGATTATGTCAGCTGTTGGTGTGTCGCCAGAGGTGGAGAGCTTTGGACATCTTGCCTTCCTGTATGCGTGGAGGGCTGTTCCAAGCCGGGTCGATGAGCTCGATAAGTTGCTCGAAGCTCTGGGCTTCAGCAAGAAAGGATTTTTCAAGAATTTAGTGAGTGGGTATTTGAAGTCCTGCAGCTTTGAGTCAGTTTCATCAATCATACTTCGTGCGGTGGAGGAGAGAAGAGTTGGGGATGGCAATCCATTTGATGAGGAGTGCTATACTGAGGTCGTGCAATGCTTTGTTGATAATGGAAGGATCAGGGAATTGGCTCAGTTGATCTTCCAAGCACAAGAGATCGAGTCCACACATCAACTGCTGGTAGTTGATGATTCTGTTGGGTTTGGGGTTGTCAATGCTTGTGTTGGACTTGGTCTACTGAACAAGGCTCATAGCATACTTGATGAAATGACTGCTCAAGGAGCCTCTGTGGGGCTAGCTATATACTCCCCAATCTTAAAAGCATATTGCAAGGAGCAGAAGACTGCCGAGGCTGCACAGCTTGTGGCGGAGATTAACGCAGCAGGGCTACAGCTTGATGCTGGCAGTTATGATGCTCTTATTGATGCTTCCATGACAGCCCATGATTTCCAGTCTGCATTTGCACTTTTCAAAGATATGAGGGAGGCAAGGCTACCAGATCTTAGAACAAGCTATCTTACTATAATGACAGGCTTGACAGAGAACAACCGGCCTGAGCTCATGGCATCGTTCTTGGACGCCGTGGTTGATGACCCGAGAATAGAGATTGCTACACATGATTGGAACTCTATAATACATGCCTTTTGCAAGGTTGGGAGGTTAGAGGATGCTCGAAGAACATACCGAAGGATGTTATTCCTGTTATATGAACCAAACAATCAGACATACCTCTCActtatcaacgggtatctctcagCAGAGAAGTACTTTTATGTGCTCATACTATGGACAGAAGTGAGGAGGAAGGGTGCTGATTTTAACCACGAGTTGATTGATGCCTTTCTTCATGCTTTGGTCAAGGGTGGCTTTTTTGATATGGCAATGCAGGTGATAGAGAAGGCACAAGAGTCAAAAATATTTGTGGATAAGTGGAGGCACAAACAAGCATTCATGGAAACCCACAAGAAGCTGAAAGTGGCAAAGCTGAGAAAGCGCAACTTTAGGAAAATGGAAGCTCTGATCGCATTCAAGAACTGGGCTGGCCTCAATTCATAG